The following are encoded together in the Ignavibacteria bacterium genome:
- a CDS encoding ABC transporter ATP-binding protein yields the protein MSGVFLKTVDLEKSFLNKVIFRNVNLELKSGDSLAVTGRNGSGKSTLLKVLANLMKPNKGKVIVSNDSDVIPADKLHLCFGMIAPYLNLYDELTALENLEFFYDLKCGNLPDSNKKEHLKYLLKRINLFNRRNDEVKNFSSGMKQRVKLAFAIINNPEILLMDEPRTNLDVEGIDLVYKIADEHKENGILILATNEPEDTKLCSGVISIENFKTDVQK from the coding sequence ATGTCCGGAGTTTTTCTAAAAACTGTTGATCTCGAGAAAAGTTTTCTGAATAAAGTTATATTCAGAAACGTTAACCTTGAACTTAAATCAGGGGATTCTCTCGCCGTTACCGGACGAAACGGGTCGGGTAAATCAACCTTGCTGAAGGTTCTTGCAAATCTTATGAAACCAAATAAAGGTAAGGTCATTGTTAGTAATGATTCGGATGTGATTCCTGCGGATAAGTTGCATCTCTGTTTCGGTATGATTGCTCCTTATCTTAATCTTTATGACGAACTGACCGCCCTTGAAAATCTTGAATTCTTCTATGACCTTAAATGCGGTAATCTTCCCGATTCAAATAAAAAAGAGCATCTGAAATATCTGCTCAAAAGGATAAATCTCTTCAACCGCAGGAATGACGAGGTTAAGAATTTTTCTTCGGGCATGAAGCAAAGGGTTAAGCTTGCATTCGCAATTATTAACAATCCGGAAATTCTATTAATGGACGAGCCCCGTACTAACCTCGACGTCGAGGGTATTGACCTGGTCTATAAAATTGCGGATGAACATAAAGAAAACGGTATTCTTATACTCGCAACAAACGAACCCGAGGATACAAAGCTCTGCTCGGGCGTAATTTCAATTGAAAATTTTAAAACCGATGTCCAGAAGTAG
- the scpB gene encoding methylmalonyl-CoA decarboxylase, translated as MNDLILTEVNDNIGIITFNNPSKKNALNSELLLRIVSALKEFESLKVRAVIIRAEKNAKVWSAGHDIDELPLNGIDPLGQEKPLEQALNAIQLFPAPVIAMVEGSVWGGACDLAITCDMVIGSPDCTFAITPAKIGVPYNASGVLHFINRLGLSHAKEMFFTGSPIDSITALYFGIINHIIENDKIDDFTFSLAKKISYNSPLSISVIKEQFRILTNAHPITPNAFEHIESLRRKVYTSEDYLEGIKSFKEKRRPSFKGK; from the coding sequence ATGAACGACCTCATACTAACTGAAGTAAATGACAATATCGGGATTATTACTTTCAATAATCCATCCAAAAAGAATGCATTAAATTCTGAATTACTTTTGCGGATTGTATCGGCATTAAAGGAATTTGAATCTCTGAAAGTTCGTGCCGTTATAATTAGGGCAGAAAAGAATGCAAAAGTTTGGTCTGCCGGCCACGACATAGACGAACTTCCGTTAAACGGCATCGACCCTCTCGGACAGGAAAAACCACTCGAACAGGCATTGAATGCTATCCAGCTTTTTCCCGCTCCCGTTATAGCAATGGTTGAAGGAAGCGTCTGGGGAGGTGCTTGCGACCTCGCTATTACGTGCGATATGGTTATTGGTTCTCCCGATTGTACTTTCGCAATCACACCCGCAAAGATTGGAGTACCATACAATGCAAGCGGTGTTCTTCATTTTATAAACCGTCTTGGTCTCAGCCATGCAAAGGAAATGTTTTTCACTGGTTCTCCGATTGACTCTATAACAGCTCTTTACTTCGGTATAATTAACCACATCATTGAAAACGATAAGATTGATGATTTTACATTCAGTCTTGCGAAGAAAATTTCCTATAACTCTCCGCTTTCTATAAGCGTAATCAAAGAGCAGTTCAGAATTCTAACTAACGCTCATCCAATAACCCCAAACGCTTTTGAGCATATAGAATCACTCAGACGAAAAGTCTATACAAGCGAAGATTATCTCGAGGGCATTAAGTCCTTTAAAGAAAAACGCCGACCGTCCTTTAAAGGAAAATAG
- the bshA gene encoding N-acetyl-alpha-D-glucosaminyl L-malate synthase BshA: protein MKIGIICYPTYGGSGVVATELGKTLALKGHEVHFISYAMPSRLSTYIGNVFYHEVEMYSYPLFEFPLYSIALTSKMVEVVQFNDLDLIHAHYAIPHATSAFLAREILKSGSKDKKNIKMITTLHGTDITLVGLEPSFLSTMKFSIEQSDGVTAVSKFLKDKTVSSYSIEKEIEVIPNFIDTEKYKRKTDKGSDCFRGNFASTDEKILIHVSNFRPVKRVPDVIKIFSLVRKSIKAKLILVGDGPERSECERLCRELGITEYVKFMGKQDSLPEILSIADLFIMPSQSESFGLSALEAMSCEVPVISSSVGGLPELNLHGKTGYIAEFGDVERMAKYAVELLSNEKKYQIFQKNARERAEFFKDDKIIGEYEKFYEKVLGK, encoded by the coding sequence ATGAAAATCGGAATAATATGTTACCCTACATACGGAGGAAGCGGAGTTGTAGCAACCGAGCTCGGAAAAACTCTGGCATTAAAAGGACACGAAGTACATTTCATTTCTTATGCAATGCCGTCAAGGTTAAGCACATACATCGGAAACGTATTTTATCACGAGGTAGAGATGTACAGCTATCCATTGTTTGAATTCCCTTTGTACTCAATAGCATTGACAAGCAAGATGGTTGAAGTAGTACAGTTTAACGACCTTGACCTAATACATGCGCACTATGCGATCCCGCATGCGACGAGTGCATTTCTAGCAAGAGAAATACTTAAGAGCGGGAGTAAAGACAAGAAGAACATAAAGATGATAACAACGTTACACGGAACGGACATTACACTTGTAGGACTTGAGCCAAGTTTTCTTTCCACGATGAAGTTCAGCATAGAGCAGTCGGACGGGGTTACAGCCGTATCAAAATTTTTGAAAGACAAAACAGTATCGAGTTATTCTATAGAGAAAGAAATAGAGGTTATACCGAATTTCATAGACACAGAGAAATACAAGAGAAAGACGGACAAGGGTTCAGACTGTTTCCGGGGAAATTTCGCCAGTACGGATGAAAAAATACTGATACACGTATCGAATTTCAGGCCAGTAAAGAGAGTTCCTGATGTAATAAAGATATTTTCATTAGTAAGAAAAAGCATAAAAGCCAAGTTGATATTAGTGGGTGACGGTCCCGAAAGAAGCGAATGTGAAAGACTCTGCAGGGAACTGGGAATAACAGAATACGTCAAGTTTATGGGCAAGCAAGATTCACTGCCAGAAATACTCTCGATAGCAGATTTATTTATAATGCCTTCACAGTCGGAAAGTTTCGGACTCTCTGCACTTGAGGCAATGAGCTGCGAGGTACCGGTAATATCTTCGAGTGTAGGAGGACTGCCCGAATTAAATCTTCACGGAAAAACCGGTTATATAGCAGAGTTCGGAGACGTAGAAAGAATGGCAAAATATGCCGTAGAGCTTCTTTCGAACGAAAAGAAATATCAGATATTCCAGAAGAACGCAAGGGAGCGGGCAGAATTCTTTAAGGACGACAAAATAATCGGCGAATACGAAAAGTTTTATGAAAAGGTTTTAGGGAAGTAA
- a CDS encoding glycosyltransferase family 9 protein, with protein MKDNINILVVQIGKIGDMILTTPLFGSLKRIFPDCCLSVLASKSNSVITKNLNCIDRTYVYDKKTISTASLLIKLRKKAFDYWIDPKDELSSTSKILVNLCKPKLSIGFNFNKKVFDIDLRTFVKGEHRVDINLSPVNYLSDSDRLKTPIPHVDIPEKDSKIISERLNVVTAPFVLLNLSSGVSSRYLKLEKWIDLVDGINPDKYVILTGINKDYDNIHAVISSVKRKNVFFVEANTIFEFAELIRKCNLLVTPDTSAVHLASCFNAPVVGIYHNVKWNIVKFGPLSVKKRIVVSAHENSLDSIESKELIEAVNELLP; from the coding sequence TTGAAGGATAATATAAACATTCTTGTTGTTCAGATAGGTAAAATAGGTGATATGATCCTTACTACCCCGCTATTCGGAAGTCTTAAAAGAATTTTCCCCGATTGCTGTCTAAGTGTTCTTGCGAGTAAAAGTAATTCTGTAATTACTAAAAACCTTAATTGCATTGACCGGACTTATGTTTATGATAAAAAGACAATATCTACGGCAAGTCTTCTCATTAAACTTAGAAAGAAAGCTTTCGATTACTGGATTGACCCTAAAGACGAACTGTCAAGTACTTCTAAAATTCTTGTGAATTTATGCAAACCAAAACTGTCTATTGGTTTTAACTTTAATAAAAAAGTTTTCGATATTGACCTTCGAACTTTTGTAAAAGGTGAGCATCGGGTTGATATTAATCTGTCACCCGTTAACTATCTTTCTGATAGCGATAGGCTTAAGACACCGATTCCTCATGTCGATATTCCGGAAAAAGATTCTAAGATAATTTCTGAACGTTTAAATGTAGTAACTGCCCCCTTCGTCCTTCTGAACCTATCCTCTGGCGTTAGTTCACGATATCTGAAATTGGAAAAATGGATTGACCTTGTGGACGGTATTAATCCTGATAAGTACGTTATCTTAACTGGGATAAATAAAGATTATGATAACATTCATGCAGTTATAAGCTCTGTTAAACGGAAGAATGTTTTCTTCGTTGAAGCTAATACTATTTTTGAATTCGCTGAATTGATTAGAAAATGTAATTTGCTCGTTACCCCTGATACTTCAGCCGTTCATCTTGCTTCTTGCTTTAATGCACCGGTCGTCGGTATTTATCATAATGTAAAGTGGAACATAGTTAAGTTCGGACCACTTTCCGTTAAAAAGAGAATTGTTGTTTCAGCACACGAGAATTCATTGGATAGTATTGAATCGAAAGAGTTGATTGAGGCAGTAAATGAATTACTTCCCTAA
- a CDS encoding sigma-70 family RNA polymerase sigma factor → MTENNPEHNNKSASKLEDYNLIQSALKGNQASYDRLMKKYYRLVSNLINRMIYNKDDVEDLAQEAFIKAFNSLDKFDHQFAFSTWLYKIASNNCIDYLRKKKLSTVSIDKEIDSEDDDLRFEIPDNDYKPDRRILEREKQKILLDAINSLPEKYKSVIILRHQEEMEYEEIASKLDLPLGTVKAHIFRGRELLNKFLKDKIHHF, encoded by the coding sequence ATGACCGAAAATAATCCTGAACATAATAATAAAAGTGCTTCAAAACTTGAAGATTACAACCTGATTCAAAGTGCCCTGAAAGGCAATCAGGCTTCTTACGACCGTCTGATGAAGAAATACTACCGGCTTGTTTCTAACCTTATTAACCGGATGATTTATAACAAAGATGACGTTGAAGACCTTGCACAGGAAGCGTTCATCAAAGCATTTAATTCTCTCGATAAATTCGATCACCAGTTTGCTTTTTCAACATGGTTGTATAAAATAGCTTCTAATAATTGTATTGATTATCTCAGAAAAAAGAAACTTAGTACTGTCTCTATTGACAAGGAAATCGACAGTGAGGACGATGACCTCAGATTCGAAATTCCTGATAATGATTATAAACCCGACAGGAGAATCCTCGAACGTGAAAAACAGAAAATTTTGCTCGACGCTATAAACAGCCTGCCCGAAAAATATAAATCCGTTATTATCCTGAGGCATCAGGAAGAAATGGAATACGAAGAGATTGCTTCTAAGCTTGACCTCCCTCTCGGTACAGTAAAAGCACACATATTCAGAGGTCGCGAGCTGTTAAATAAATTTCTTAAAGATAAAATTCACCATTTTTAA
- the mutS gene encoding DNA mismatch repair protein MutS has protein sequence MKKHETPLMRQYRQVKEKYPDMILLFRMGDFFETFEDDAVTASKVLGITLTKRSNGGASDVPLAGFPHHALDNYLPKLVKAGYRVAVCEQLEDPKFAKGIVKRDVVEVVTPGANFSDKLLNHKSNNFLAAVYLKDKVCGLAFCDVSTGEFAATEVLDKNLLEQIETINPAEILIPKKNKEAVLKLLNINSGPLYDGETPKHTITKVDDWVFNLDYANELLTNQFGTQSLKGFGIDDMKEGVIAAGCVMNYLNETQKSKLEHIKKIYKYNYTDYIILDPSTKRNLEITASISEGGREGTLISILDRTQTPMGGRLLKKWVSRPLKRKEQIERRLNAVKDFYDNKGLRKSVIENLKSIADLERLLSKVATGKAVPRDIVQLKISLKNVTAIKKLLTDFKSDSVLALKNSLIECNELINEIETVVNENFLSGSDNYGVINKGYNKELDEIKEIHINGKTWIENFQSKERKSTGISSLKVDYNKVFGYYIDVTKANLDKVPPSYIRKQTLVNNERFITEELKVYEDKIFNAEEKIVAIENKIFQELREFILKFTDSIQKNALLIATVDTLISFAEVSELYNYVMPEIYDNEELEIIEGRHPVIEQLLSAGEKYIPNDTKVDTVNNQILILTGPNMSGKSSYLRQTGLIVLLAQIGCFVPAKSAKIGIVDKIFTRVGASDNIAKGESTFLVEMHEAANILNNATGKSLLLLDEIGRGTSTYDGISIAWAITEYLHENPNIRAKTLFATHYHELNSLAENYERIKNYRVEVREYGDKVIFLRKITEGTADHSYGIQVAQMAGLPETVTTRAKEILKSFEDKKYRKTHKDDIQISLFEVTKDTVLKNKLKDIDINTISPLEALNLLKGLKDEL, from the coding sequence ATGAAGAAGCATGAAACACCTTTAATGAGGCAATACCGTCAGGTTAAAGAAAAATATCCTGATATGATTCTGTTGTTTCGTATGGGTGATTTCTTTGAAACCTTCGAAGATGATGCCGTCACAGCCTCTAAGGTTCTCGGTATTACTCTTACAAAACGCTCTAACGGAGGTGCATCTGACGTTCCTCTCGCAGGTTTTCCTCATCATGCACTCGATAATTATCTTCCTAAACTCGTTAAAGCAGGGTACAGAGTTGCAGTTTGTGAACAGCTCGAAGATCCTAAGTTTGCAAAAGGTATCGTTAAACGTGATGTTGTTGAAGTCGTTACTCCGGGTGCTAATTTCTCCGATAAGCTTTTAAACCATAAGTCAAACAATTTTCTTGCTGCTGTTTATCTGAAAGATAAAGTCTGCGGTCTCGCTTTCTGTGATGTTTCAACCGGAGAGTTTGCTGCTACCGAGGTACTCGATAAGAACCTTCTCGAACAGATTGAAACAATTAATCCGGCTGAAATTCTTATTCCTAAAAAGAATAAAGAGGCTGTATTAAAACTTCTTAATATTAACAGCGGTCCCCTCTACGACGGTGAGACACCTAAGCATACAATCACAAAAGTCGATGATTGGGTATTTAATCTTGACTATGCAAATGAATTACTTACAAACCAATTTGGTACTCAATCACTCAAAGGCTTCGGTATTGACGATATGAAAGAGGGTGTCATAGCAGCAGGTTGTGTTATGAACTACCTCAACGAAACACAGAAAAGTAAGCTCGAGCATATTAAAAAGATTTACAAATATAATTATACCGATTATATAATCCTCGACCCGTCCACAAAGCGCAACCTTGAAATCACTGCATCTATAAGTGAAGGCGGCAGGGAAGGCACACTTATTTCTATTCTTGACAGAACTCAAACACCGATGGGCGGACGCCTTCTAAAAAAATGGGTTTCTCGGCCGCTTAAACGTAAAGAACAAATTGAAAGACGTCTCAATGCTGTAAAAGATTTTTATGATAATAAAGGATTAAGAAAATCAGTTATCGAAAACCTCAAGTCTATCGCTGACCTTGAGCGGCTCCTTTCTAAAGTTGCAACGGGGAAGGCCGTTCCCAGAGATATTGTCCAGCTTAAAATCTCTCTCAAAAATGTTACGGCTATTAAAAAACTTCTCACTGATTTCAAATCTGATTCTGTTCTTGCACTTAAGAATTCTCTTATAGAATGCAATGAGCTTATAAACGAAATTGAAACCGTCGTAAATGAAAACTTCCTTTCAGGCAGCGATAATTACGGTGTGATAAATAAAGGATACAACAAAGAACTCGATGAAATTAAAGAAATTCATATAAACGGAAAAACATGGATTGAGAATTTTCAGAGCAAGGAACGTAAAAGTACGGGTATCAGTTCTTTGAAAGTCGATTATAATAAGGTGTTCGGGTATTATATAGATGTTACAAAGGCTAACCTCGATAAAGTACCCCCCTCCTACATTCGCAAGCAGACTCTCGTTAACAATGAGAGGTTTATCACGGAAGAACTTAAAGTTTACGAAGATAAAATCTTCAATGCCGAAGAGAAGATAGTTGCTATAGAAAATAAAATATTTCAGGAACTTCGCGAGTTTATTCTTAAGTTTACCGACAGCATTCAGAAAAATGCTTTGTTAATCGCTACAGTAGATACGCTCATTAGCTTTGCCGAAGTATCTGAATTGTATAACTATGTAATGCCGGAAATCTACGATAACGAAGAACTTGAAATTATCGAAGGCAGACATCCCGTTATCGAACAGCTGCTTTCGGCAGGCGAGAAGTACATTCCAAATGACACAAAAGTTGATACTGTTAATAACCAGATTCTTATTCTCACAGGTCCTAACATGAGCGGCAAGTCAAGTTACTTGCGCCAGACAGGGCTAATTGTTCTTCTTGCCCAGATTGGCTGCTTCGTTCCTGCTAAGTCTGCAAAGATTGGAATCGTTGATAAGATATTCACACGCGTCGGTGCTTCCGATAATATTGCTAAAGGTGAAAGTACTTTTCTCGTTGAAATGCACGAAGCCGCTAACATCCTGAATAATGCAACAGGAAAAAGCCTTCTTCTCCTCGATGAAATAGGCCGCGGCACAAGCACTTACGATGGAATCTCAATCGCTTGGGCTATAACGGAATATCTTCATGAAAATCCTAACATCCGCGCCAAGACACTCTTTGCAACGCACTACCATGAACTTAATTCGCTCGCTGAAAATTATGAACGCATTAAAAACTACCGTGTCGAGGTACGTGAGTATGGCGATAAGGTTATCTTCCTCAGAAAGATTACAGAAGGTACCGCAGACCATAGCTACGGAATTCAGGTTGCACAGATGGCAGGTCTTCCCGAAACAGTCACAACTCGTGCAAAGGAAATCCTGAAATCATTCGAGGATAAGAAATACCGCAAAACCCATAAAGACGATATTCAAATCAGTCTCTTTGAAGTTACAAAAGATACTGTCCTTAAGAATAAACTTAAAGATATTGATATTAACACAATTTCTCCCCTTGAAGCACTTAATTTGCTGAAGGGTCTTAAAGATGAACTTTAA
- a CDS encoding polyphosphate kinase 2 family protein, with translation MDVKWFLAPHKKEIKLNDYDTSFTGKFKGKEEAQQKLQDDINEMAHLQDVLYASNKYGLLLIFQAMDAAGKDGTIKHVMSGINPQGCEVYSFKAPSQQELDHDYMWRCMKCVPEKGRIGIFNRSYYEEVLVVKVHPELLKYQNLREKDFNNGFWNKRYEDINNLEKYLVNNGIVILKFFLNVSKNEQKKRFLERINKENKNWKFSASDVKERLHWDDYRKAYEKMFSKTSTEYAPWYIIPADKKWFTRAAVSEIIVNTLKNLNLEYPKVSEEHKSELQRIKIELEKE, from the coding sequence ATGGACGTTAAATGGTTTCTCGCTCCTCATAAGAAGGAAATTAAACTAAACGATTACGATACCTCTTTCACCGGGAAATTCAAAGGGAAGGAAGAAGCTCAGCAAAAACTTCAGGATGATATTAATGAGATGGCTCATTTACAGGACGTTCTATATGCAAGCAACAAATATGGGCTTCTTCTGATATTTCAGGCAATGGATGCTGCCGGAAAAGATGGCACAATTAAACATGTTATGTCTGGAATAAATCCGCAGGGATGTGAAGTCTATAGCTTCAAAGCTCCCTCACAGCAGGAACTTGACCACGATTATATGTGGCGATGCATGAAATGCGTTCCCGAAAAGGGAAGGATTGGAATTTTTAACCGCTCATACTACGAAGAAGTTCTTGTCGTAAAAGTCCATCCTGAACTTCTGAAGTATCAGAACCTAAGAGAGAAGGATTTCAATAATGGTTTTTGGAATAAACGCTATGAGGATATTAACAACCTAGAAAAATATCTCGTCAACAACGGAATTGTAATATTGAAGTTTTTCCTGAATGTTTCAAAGAATGAGCAGAAGAAAAGATTCCTCGAAAGAATTAATAAAGAAAACAAAAACTGGAAATTCTCAGCTTCTGACGTTAAAGAAAGACTACATTGGGACGATTACCGTAAAGCTTATGAAAAAATGTTCAGCAAAACCAGCACCGAATACGCACCATGGTACATTATACCCGCTGATAAAAAATGGTTTACACGTGCCGCTGTTTCTGAAATAATTGTTAATACTTTGAAGAATCTCAATCTCGAATATCCAAAAGTTTCCGAAGAGCACAAATCAGAACTTCAAAGAATTAAAATAGAACTCGAAAAGGAATAA
- the bamD gene encoding outer membrane protein assembly factor BamD: protein MKYYLFLTVVILSYFAAGCSGSGTSDISKIDDPEKAFAVAMNNYNNKDYVDAIEDFSLMKVKFSGTSISDKVQYYLAMSYLKQEEYILAAYEFEYLLKNYATSTLAVEGRYRLALCYYGMSPQYSLDQTYTYQAIMELKNFLELYPTDKNAPEAEKKIRELRNKLAYKELKAAELYSTLGDYRAATIYYENVVNEYFDTDYADDALYGKITMLIKRKKPAEAKTEIERFETRFPKSPFLPKVKSIKSTLPK from the coding sequence ATGAAATATTATCTTTTTTTAACCGTTGTGATTCTTTCTTACTTTGCTGCGGGTTGTTCCGGTTCGGGTACTTCGGATATTAGCAAAATCGACGACCCCGAAAAGGCTTTTGCCGTTGCCATGAATAATTACAACAACAAAGATTATGTAGATGCCATTGAAGATTTTTCTCTTATGAAAGTTAAGTTTTCCGGCACGAGCATCAGCGATAAGGTTCAGTATTATTTGGCTATGAGCTACTTGAAGCAGGAAGAGTACATTCTCGCAGCCTATGAATTCGAATATCTTCTGAAAAATTACGCGACCAGCACTCTGGCTGTTGAAGGAAGATATCGGCTTGCTTTGTGCTATTACGGTATGTCTCCGCAGTATTCTCTCGACCAGACGTATACCTATCAGGCTATTATGGAATTAAAAAACTTTCTCGAGCTCTATCCGACTGATAAAAACGCTCCGGAAGCCGAAAAGAAAATTCGTGAGTTGCGCAACAAACTTGCTTACAAGGAACTTAAAGCAGCCGAACTGTACTCAACTTTGGGAGATTATAGGGCTGCAACAATCTATTATGAAAATGTTGTTAACGAATATTTTGATACAGACTATGCGGATGACGCCCTTTACGGGAAAATTACAATGCTTATTAAAAGGAAAAAACCGGCAGAAGCGAAAACTGAAATCGAAAGATTTGAAACTCGGTTTCCTAAAAGTCCTTTTCTGCCGAAAGTTAAATCAATTAAAAGTACATTGCCGAAATGA
- a CDS encoding acyl-CoA thioesterase yields MIIKSKFVRESQVQMVELVLPNDTNMLGNLLGGKLMHWIDIAAALAASRHCNNIAVTAAVDNLQFHKPIKLGDIIRLKASVNRAFKTSMEVGVKVEVENIKFGEVFHSNSAYLTFVNVDKESGRPIPVPEIIPESDEEKRRFEHAKKRRDQRVQEQSGFIQ; encoded by the coding sequence ATGATTATAAAATCTAAATTTGTTAGAGAGTCTCAGGTCCAGATGGTCGAACTCGTTCTTCCAAACGATACGAATATGCTCGGTAATCTGCTCGGCGGAAAACTTATGCACTGGATTGATATCGCGGCTGCACTCGCTGCCTCAAGACACTGCAATAATATTGCCGTTACCGCTGCCGTTGATAATCTTCAGTTTCACAAGCCGATTAAACTTGGCGATATCATTCGGCTTAAAGCTTCTGTAAACAGGGCGTTTAAAACTTCTATGGAAGTTGGTGTCAAAGTTGAAGTCGAAAACATTAAATTTGGTGAGGTGTTCCACTCGAATAGCGCTTATTTAACCTTTGTGAATGTTGATAAAGAATCGGGAAGACCAATCCCCGTTCCGGAAATTATTCCCGAATCCGATGAGGAAAAAAGAAGATTTGAACATGCTAAGAAAAGACGCGACCAGAGAGTTCAGGAACAGTCAGGTTTCATTCAGTAA